TTGCATAATGCATAAGTGGCAATAATTACTGCACGTTGAGAAATTTTGCCGCTCTCGATTAGCTGCTTCAAATCTAAGAAAGCGATAAACTCATTGAGAATTGTTTTTGTACCCAGTAATGCCCCTACTTGTCGACAATCAGCCCAAGGCACACCCATCAGCCACGCTACAGGAGCCATGATAAAAGACAATATCCACTGCAATGATAGCTGTGCTAAACCAACACGCACTCCCAACCATCCCAGAAGTGCGTTTAGGGCAGCTAGCAACCCCAAAAAGGCTATAATCATTACCCCGACGTTAACTGCTAGCTTGACACCATCAATTGCTCCTGTAGTTGCGGCATCAATCACATTCACATAATTGCTAGTTTCTACATCCATACTTGCTTTGCCGGATGTCTGTGATACTTCTGTTTCTGGATACAGTAATTTTGATACCACCAACGATGTGGGAGCAGTCATAAAGAAAGCAGCAATTAAATGTTCTGCTGGGATACCAAAGGAGAGATACGCCCCTAACACTCCACCGGCAATTGTGGCAAAGCCTCCTGTCATCACGGCATGGAGTTCTGATAAAGTCATTTTTGCTACATAAGGTTTAACTATCAGTGCAGACTCTGTTGGCCCCAAAAAAATGTTACCTGCACAAGATAAAGACTCTGAACCTGATGTTTTCATTGTCTTGATCATCACCCATGCCAGAACATTCACCACTCGCTGTAAAATGCCATAGTAGTACATGACGTTAATGAAAGCAGAGAAAAAGATAATTGTGGGCAGCACTTGGAAAGCAAAAAAATGATCTTTAAAATTTTCTCCAAAAACAAATTTTGCACCAACATCAGAGAATGCCAAAAAGTTGCTAACAATATCTCCTAGAGACTTAAACACATTCAAACCCCAAGGAGTTTTTAGGATAATCAGTGCCAAGACAAATTCCAATCCTAAGCCCCACACTACTGTTCGCCAACGCACTGCATTACGCTGAATAGAAAAGGCATACGATATGCCGATGAAAACTAATATTCCCAAGGCAGAAATAGCGCGTTCCATATTTACTCTCAGTTTATTCCTAAAAATAAATGCAAACATAGTTTGCCGTTAATGTTTTAGGATAAACTAATACTGGGCAGAACTTTCATGATATTAATGCTAATCCTAATCAAGTTGAGGCTTAAACTAGCTTAAGTGTAAATAAACATCAGATTTTGATTCGGATTTCAGGAATTATGTAAAAATTAAGTTGAACAGTTAAGTAGGAATTCTGGGCTTAATTATATAGTTCCATTCACTACGAAAAGAGTTGCGCTCAATAGCAATAGCATTAAATTCTTGGTCTGTAACTTTGATTCCTGTTTCGTAGCGATTTTCATCTAACCTAGCTTCTACTTCTAATCCTTGTTGGGTGGTAGTATTGCGAATTAAATTAATCACAACTTACAAGCTAGTTAAAGGTCTACCACGCCAATTTTGAGTAATGTGACAAAACAAGCGATGCTCAATCTTATTCTATTTACTTGTGCCGGGAGGAAAATGGCATACATGAATCGTTTGATTAATTTCATCCACAAAATCTTGTAGTTTTAACTTCCATAGTCTTGAACGATAACAGCCAGTTTTACTACGCTTTTAGAAGTCCATTTGAGAGGAGATTCACTCTTCTCCTAAAGTCATTGGTTCAACCAGCGATTCCAAATCTGTTAGCAGCATTGGATCTTGTTCTTCAAGTAGTTTACGCCCACCACCCACTTCACGGATTCTGATACTATCATCTGTAGTTTTTGACCCATCCGTTTCTGACAACAAACCTATCCCGGAATTAATTGTAGTACGGGAAAGTCCTGTTGCTATTGAGACCTGACTGATACCTCCCCAACCCAGGCTTTGAGCTTCAATCGCTGCCCAAATACGTCGTGTTTTCTCATTCAAGTAAGGACTCAACCGCTCATACTTGTCTTGAATGCTTTTCACCACCTCGTTCCCAGCCATATCACCCTGCAACACCAGTTATCTTCTCATTATTCAGCCTCTGAGTAATTCGTCCAAGTTATTTTTACATAATGCCTTAGATAATAGTGTGGGAATCTCGCTAAAAGTTAAACAAAGTATTTTTGAAAATTTATTCACAACTAGAACTGTAGGTAAACGGGTAGGGGAGGGATTAGCGATCGCCCGTATAATTCTTATGTAAAAAGATAGTGATACTCTAGAGGAGAAGGTTGAGAGTTTGCAATTCAAATTCTGATTTAAACGCACTGCAAACCTGATAACCTAAAAGTCACTCCAAGAGAAATTGTTTATGAATCGGATGTTTCGGCGTTACCATCGTCAGATTGCGATCGCTTTATGTCTGCCGTTGTTTCTGACTGTGCTAACTGGCATGAGCTTTACTATTGCACATGAATGGCTTCACCAAGACGAGTTAGGCGAATTTCTACTCGGACTGCACACGCTCGAAATTTTGCATTTAGAAAAAATTTACCCTCTTTTAAATGGTTTGGGATTAGTCGGCTTATTAATTACTGGTGTGAGTATGACAGGCTTATTTCGTCAAAAAGTCTAATCATCTAATAATAGTAATACCACGCAAAAGCGAGACAGTGCGCCATTGCAGTTTCCCCGACTTAATGACTGTGGTTAAATAATTCTTGCTGCAATTGAGCAACGCAGTGCGATTGACAAGATGTGGAAATTGTAGTGAAAACAAGCCTAAATCTCGCTTACAAGCTCAAACACGGGTTGTTGCTAAGTAATATCAGATACTAGAAGTAAATGCGATCGGCTTTACCAATTTTACTTGGGCGATCGTTCAAATACCCGATTCTTTTGAAATTTTCAACAGCAAATAGGTAAAAACTCAAGATTTTCAAATTTTGTATGCGTTGGGTTTCACCACTCAACGCAACCTAAAATTAAGTTCTTTGTTGGGTTAAGCTTCGCTTTATCCAACCTACGTTTTGCTCAATCAAACGAATATCCTGCAAAGAAAATTTCAATAGGTTTGTTTTCACAATAGACGATTATATGCCTACTTGTTCCTCGTTCTATATCCCTCCAAAACTTTTGTGCAGTGTCCGAACGTTTATTACCACTTAATAGCACTGACTCTATTAGTTTATAAGTTGGCTGATCTGTGCCAAAGCGTGAAAATAAGTCATTGCTAGATAACGATAAGTTGTGAAATGGTACATTATGCTTTCTAAATGAGCATTTTCTACTAGTAATTCCCAATTTTTATGAGGAAATGGAGTGTCTGAGACGTAACAAATATCGAGAATTGAGCGAGTACATCAACATTACCTCTTTCTATCAAATCTTCCATAATTGCTTTGATAGATTGATGCTGCTTTCCTGGTTTAGGAGAATTTTCTGTAATAGGAAATTCAAGAAACGGAATTATAGGATTATATCGTCCTGCCTCAAATTCACGTTGTCGCAGTGTGTTCAAAGCTGCACTAATATCAGATTGATAATCTATGTAATACCAATAAGGTTCTGCACCCATATTGCTTTATAGCACTTATTAATATGATTGTCTGACTAGCAGTCTCAAGTATAATGCCACTAAGAATCTCACGCTAACTTTAGTTTTATGTTTTACAACCCCATGACTGTGCGATAATGAGCCTCGATTTGCGCCACTGTTTGAGATTTACGCTTTGGTTCCCACTGACTGCGATTAAATAATTCTTGCCGCAATTCATCAACATTAATTGTAGTAACTTTTCCATCAGTAATAATTTGTTTACCATTCACCCAAGCACTATCAACAACATTTGTAGGACGCCCTAAAACTAATAAACCAATGGGATCTGTCCGAGGAAGTAATGATAAATTGGTGAGGTCATAAAGTACTAAATCGGCTTGTTTACCTACAGTAAGAGAACCAAGTTTATCTGCAAGGTTCAATCCTTTTGCACCGCCCAAAGATGCCATTTCTACTGCTTGCCGAGGTGTAATCCAGTGTTGATAATCTGAGCCTGTAACGTTGTGCAAAATAGAACCAATTTTAATCGCTTCTAGCAAATCTTGAGAGTCATTACTAGAAGCACCATCGCAACCAAAAGTGACGTTGACCCCAGCTTGTCGATATTTTAAAATAGGAGCGATACCACTACCTAAACGTAGATTACTTAAAGGATTATGAACAACTGTAGATTGAGTTTCTGCCAAAATAGCAATATCAGCATCATTTAACCAAACACAATGAGCTAGAGTTGTGCGATCGCTCAAAAATTCGATTCTTTTCAAATGTTCAACGGCAGTACAACCATATTTTTCTTGAGCAAGTTTTTCCTGCGCTTTGGTTTCCAATAAATGGGCGTGACGACAAAGATTGTAGCGTGAGCTTAACTCAATACACCCCGTAAATAAAGCATCAGTACACAACTGAATCCCCGTTGGTGCAACTAAAATATTCACACCCTCTTCCGGGCGATGAAACTGTCTCACCGCCTCTTCAATAATTTCTAGGGTTGCCGCAGTTGAGCGATAATACGGTTCATGAATCTGTGCTGATTCCCCAGATGGAAGACCTGCGGTGATGGATTCATCTTGAATTAACGGGGCGATAAAGGCGCGAATGCCAACTTCTCTGTAAGCGCGAACTGCAACGGCAATAGTTTCTAATTCTTGTCCAGGAATTAATACCAAGTGATCTACTACACTCGTGCCGCCGGAAAGTAAAGTTTCCACCGCCGTACCCAAGGCGCTGAGATAAACCTTTTCCGGGTCGAGAGGTGCAAAATCATACAATTCCGCTAGCCATAATTCTAGAGGAAAGACAGA
This region of Nostoc sp. UHCC 0302 genomic DNA includes:
- a CDS encoding peptidase: MNRMFRRYHRQIAIALCLPLFLTVLTGMSFTIAHEWLHQDELGEFLLGLHTLEILHLEKIYPLLNGLGLVGLLITGVSMTGLFRQKV
- a CDS encoding amidohydrolase, with translation MNFTIQNVLIATDDDYATVDVQVVEGKIAAIAPNLDAIALEPVAGIASVIDGKNKLLLPGFVNAHTHSSEMWQRGIMSVFPLELWLAELYDFAPLDPEKVYLSALGTAVETLLSGGTSVVDHLVLIPGQELETIAVAVRAYREVGIRAFIAPLIQDESITAGLPSGESAQIHEPYYRSTAATLEIIEEAVRQFHRPEEGVNILVAPTGIQLCTDALFTGCIELSSRYNLCRHAHLLETKAQEKLAQEKYGCTAVEHLKRIEFLSDRTTLAHCVWLNDADIAILAETQSTVVHNPLSNLRLGSGIAPILKYRQAGVNVTFGCDGASSNDSQDLLEAIKIGSILHNVTGSDYQHWITPRQAVEMASLGGAKGLNLADKLGSLTVGKQADLVLYDLTNLSLLPRTDPIGLLVLGRPTNVVDSAWVNGKQIITDGKVTTINVDELRQELFNRSQWEPKRKSQTVAQIEAHYRTVMGL
- a CDS encoding NupC/NupG family nucleoside CNT transporter, whose amino-acid sequence is MERAISALGILVFIGISYAFSIQRNAVRWRTVVWGLGLEFVLALIILKTPWGLNVFKSLGDIVSNFLAFSDVGAKFVFGENFKDHFFAFQVLPTIIFFSAFINVMYYYGILQRVVNVLAWVMIKTMKTSGSESLSCAGNIFLGPTESALIVKPYVAKMTLSELHAVMTGGFATIAGGVLGAYLSFGIPAEHLIAAFFMTAPTSLVVSKLLYPETEVSQTSGKASMDVETSNYVNVIDAATTGAIDGVKLAVNVGVMIIAFLGLLAALNALLGWLGVRVGLAQLSLQWILSFIMAPVAWLMGVPWADCRQVGALLGTKTILNEFIAFLDLKQLIESGKISQRAVIIATYALCNFANIGSIGITIGGIAGMAPQRQHDLARLGVRSMIGGLLAGFITACIAGLLI